TGCAATATATCCTGCCAACCCTGCTACATCTTCTGACGCTTCCCTCGTCACACGTAACCTATATTGCATTTTCTTTTAACAACCTTTCGCGAATTTGTCTCATTGCCTCTTCATGGGACATCGTATTTCCCTGCTCCATATCGTCAATTCCTTTATCCAATTCCCGAAAAAGTTTTTCTTCCTGTTCACTATATTTTACAGTTTCCTGTGCTAATGTTGTCATAAAATCACCCTACCCTTCCTTATAAAAACATTATTGTCCTCTTTTATTATACTCTGATATTAGTCAAAAATCCATATAACTGTTGCACAGACTTTTCTCACACAGACAGCAAAAGACCCAGGCTTTCACCTGGGTCTTTCACTGTTGATGTATATACTAACTAAGGGGATTAGATTCACTAACCTAATCTTTAGATTAGTGCATTTTATTCGACATCCTGTAATGCCTCTACATCTTCTTCGCCAGTACGAACTTTTACAACTTTTGCAACATCGTAAACGAAGATCTTACCATCACCAATATGTCCGGTGTAAAGTGTCTTCTTAGCTGCTTCAATTACGGACTCTACTGGAATCTTGCTAACAACAACCTCTACTTTTACTTTTGGTAATAAGGTTGCATCTAACTCAGCACCACGATATTTCTCGCCGGCACCTTTCTGGATACCACAACCCATAACCTGTGTGACGGTCATACCGGTTACACCGAGGTCGTTCATCGCTTTCTTTAAGTGATCATATCTGGATAATTTTGCAATAATAACTACTTTGTAAATACCAGTTGCATCGTGCGGTACGGATACCACTTTGACTGCTGCATCTCTCTGTACTGCAGATGCTGCTTCGTATTCTGGTGTTCCAAGGTCTGTATTTTCGTTGACATCCATTGTCATGGTGTTGGAAACATCCATGATGGAGAATCCAGCGTATGCAGATGGAAGACCATGTTCCATTGCATCAAGACCGACAATTTCTTCTTCTTCGCTGACACGAAGTCCAATGGTGTGTTTGATTACAAGGAATGTAATTGTGATGGTAACTGCTGCCCAGGTACCTACGGTAAGAACACCGAGTAACTGGAGTCCTAATAACTTAAATCCACCGCCATAGAAAAGTCCTACCAGCTCATTTCCTGCTTTATCAGCGATTGAATATCCTGGTGCTCTGTTTGTTGCGAAAAGACCAACTGCGATTGTTCCCCAGATACCGTTCATACAATGAACTGCTACCGCACCAACCGGGTCATCGACTCTTAATACGTTATCTAATAACCATACGCCGAAGCATACTAATAAACCTGCTACTGCACCGATTACAATTGCACCAAAGCAATCTGTGACATCACAAGGAGCCGTGATTGCTACAAGTCCTGCAAGGGATGCATTTAAACACATGGAAACATCTGGTTTTCCATATTTTACCCATGTAAAAATCATACAAACAACAGTTGCGACTGCCGGTGCTACGGTTGTGGTAAGGAAAATAGAACCTAACTGTTCTACGGAAGTTGCTGCTGCACCGTTGAATCCATACCAACCGAACCAAAGAATAAAGCATCCTAAACATCCAAGCGGAAGGTTGTGTCCTGGGAATGCATTTACTTTTGTAATATTGCCATCTTTATCTCTTGTAAATTTACCGATACGAGGTCCAAGGATTGCGGCACCAATTAATGCAGAGATACCACCAACCATGTGAATTGCACAAGAACCGGCGAAATCATGGAAGCCTAACTGGGATAACCAGCCGCCACCCCAAATCCAGTGAGCTTCAATTGGGTAAATCAATGCGGAGATGACTCCGGAATAAATACAATAAGATAAGAATTTTGTTCTTTCAGCCATCGCGCCTGAAACGATGGTTGCAGTCGTAGCACAAAATACTAAGTTAAATACAAAATTTGAAAAATCAAAATCCTGATAGGATGTAAAAATATCAAATCCAGGTTTTCCGATAAGTCCGATGAAATCCTCACCTAACAACAGGGAAAAACCAATTAAGATAAACATTACAGTACCAATACAAAAATCCATCAGGTTCTTCATTAAGATATTACCGGAGTTCTTTGCCCGGGTAAAACCTGCCTCTACCATTGCAAATCCAGCCTGCATCCAGAATACCAAAGCGGCACCGATTAAGAACCAGACTGCAAATGTGTTTTCGCTTACTAAGCTTACAATTGCGTCTTCTGTCATAACATAATCCTCCTTAATTTAAAAAAATGCGTCACATTTCCTATCTCCACAGCTTCGTGGTACCGGTAAATGCAACGCATTTCAATTATTTAACTATTTTTGTAATTGTATGTAAGGTATCTATTATTATACCTCGAAAATAAGATCTCCATAAGATGGCATTGGCCACATCTCTTTGTCTACAATCATTTCCATCTTATCGACTGGTGCTCTTAACGCATCCATTGCAACTTTCACTACATCTCTGTAGTAAACAGCCTGTTCTCTGCCTTCTTCCATAGCAGCACCCTTTGCTGTTACTTCCTCTAATTTTGCAAGTGCAACTTTTGTCTCCGATAATAAGTCAGATACTTCTGTCAATAACTCTGTCTGTACACTTACATCTGCATCACATGCTGCTTTTACAGCATTTACGGATGTTGCAAGGGATGTAATATATTTGATAACTGCTGGAATAATCTGTTTTCCTGCAATATCAATCATTGCTTTTGCTTCGATGTTAATCTCTTTTGCATATGTCTCGTATTCAATCTCTACACGGGAATCAAGCTCTGCTTTTGTGAATACGCCAAATTTTTCAAATAAAGCAACTGCTTTGTCTGTGTTTAATGCTGGGATTGCATCTACCATAGACTTGATGTTTGGTAAACCACGTCTTTCTGCTTCTGCAACCCATTCATCGGAATAGCCATTTCCGTTGAATACGATTCTCTGATGCTCTGTCGCATATTTCTTAATCAAATCATGAACAGCCATATCAAAGTCATCTGCTTTTTCCAGTTCATCACAAGCTTCTGCAAATGCTTCTGCAACGATGGTATTTAA
This genomic window from Roseburia sp. 831b contains:
- a CDS encoding ammonium transporter gives rise to the protein MTEDAIVSLVSENTFAVWFLIGAALVFWMQAGFAMVEAGFTRAKNSGNILMKNLMDFCIGTVMFILIGFSLLLGEDFIGLIGKPGFDIFTSYQDFDFSNFVFNLVFCATTATIVSGAMAERTKFLSYCIYSGVISALIYPIEAHWIWGGGWLSQLGFHDFAGSCAIHMVGGISALIGAAILGPRIGKFTRDKDGNITKVNAFPGHNLPLGCLGCFILWFGWYGFNGAAATSVEQLGSIFLTTTVAPAVATVVCMIFTWVKYGKPDVSMCLNASLAGLVAITAPCDVTDCFGAIVIGAVAGLLVCFGVWLLDNVLRVDDPVGAVAVHCMNGIWGTIAVGLFATNRAPGYSIADKAGNELVGLFYGGGFKLLGLQLLGVLTVGTWAAVTITITFLVIKHTIGLRVSEEEEIVGLDAMEHGLPSAYAGFSIMDVSNTMTMDVNENTDLGTPEYEAASAVQRDAAVKVVSVPHDATGIYKVVIIAKLSRYDHLKKAMNDLGVTGMTVTQVMGCGIQKGAGEKYRGAELDATLLPKVKVEVVVSKIPVESVIEAAKKTLYTGHIGDGKIFVYDVAKVVKVRTGEEDVEALQDVE